In Spea bombifrons isolate aSpeBom1 chromosome 12, aSpeBom1.2.pri, whole genome shotgun sequence, the following proteins share a genomic window:
- the LOC128469844 gene encoding ATP-dependent RNA helicase DDX19A → MATDSWALAVDEQEAAADTFNKLVLKDDTDEAPKPASNGTNGASNGETTEKPNGDGNDKTEDDKEDKAAQSLLNKLIRNNLVNTTHQVEVLQRDPNSPLYSVKSFEELRLKPQLLQGVYAMGFNRPSKIQENALPMMLAEPPQNLIAQSQSGTGKTAAFVLAMLSRVNPANKYPQCLCLSPTYELALQTGKVIEQMGKFHPELKLAYAVRGNKLERGQKIAEQIVIGTPGTVLDWCSKLRFIDPKKIKVFVLDEADVMIATQGHQDQSIRIQRMLPRDCQMLLFSATFEDSVWKFAQKVVPEPNIIKLKREEETLDTIKQYYVLCNNKEEKFQALCNIYGAITIAQAMIFCHTRKTASWLAGELSKEGHQVALLSGEMMVEQRAAVIERFREAKEKVLVTTNVCARGIDVEQVSVVINFDLPVDKDGNPDNETYLHRIGRTGRFGKRGLAINMVDSKYSMNVLTRIQQHFNKKIEKLDTDDLDELEKIAN, encoded by the exons ATGGCGACTGATTCCTGGGCCCTGGCCGTGGACGAGCAGGAGGCAGCAGCCGATACG TTCAATAAACTGGTGTTGAAGGACGATACGGATGAAGCCCCGAAGCCCGCGAGTAACG GCACGAATGGGGCATCTAATGGTGAAACCACAGAGAAGCCCAACGGAGATGGCAACGACAAAACAGAGGATGATAAAG AGGACAAAGCTGCCCAGTCCTTGCTCAACAAACTTATTCGGAATAATCTGGTGAACACAACACACCAAGTGGAAGTTCTTCAGCGGGACCCGAACTCTCCTCTGTACTCCGTGAAATCATTTGAGGAACTGAGATT GAAGCCGCAGCTCTTACAAGGAGTCTACGCCATGGGTTTCAACCGGCCCTCCAAGATCCAGGAGAATGCCCTGCcaatgatgctggctgagcc ACCCCAGAATCTTATTGCGCAGTCCCAGTCGGGAACTGGAAAAACGGCTGCGTTTGTTCTCGCTATGCTCAGTAGAGTGAATCCTGCAAACAAATACCCGCAG TGTCTGTGTCTCTCGCCCACCTATGAGCTCGCCCTGCAAACCGGAAAGGTCATCGAGCAGATGGGGAAATTTCATCCAGAGCTTAAACTGGCGTACGCCGTGCGAGGAAACAAAC TGGAACGCGGGCAGAAGATTGCGGAGCAGATTGTGATCGGTACACCAGGCACTGTTCTGGACTGGTGCTCTAAGCTAAGATTCATTGATCCCAAGAAGATAAAGGTGTTTGTGCTTGATGAAGCGGACGTGATGATCGCCACTCAGGGACACCAAGATCAGAGCATCAGGATCCAGAG AATGCTGCCACGTGACTGTCAGATGCTCCTGTTTTCTGCTACGTTTGAGGACTCTGTTTGGAAATTTGCGCAGAAAGTTGTCCCTGAGCCTAACATTATCAAACTGAAGCGGGAAGAGGAGACCCTGGACACCATCAAGCAGTACTATGTGCTCTGTAACAACAAAGAGGAGAAGTTCCAGGCTCTCTGCAATATCTATGGGGCAATAACCATTGCCCAGGCGATGATATTCTGCCAT ACCCGTAAGACGGCTTCATGGCTTGCTGGTGAGCTGTctaaagaggggcatcaggtggCCCTGCTAAGCGGAGAAATGATGGTAGAGCAGAGGGCGGCCGTCATTGAGCGTTTTAGAGAAGCCAAGGAGAAGGTTCTTGTGACAACCAATGTGTGCGCCAGAG GTATTGATGTAGAGCAGGTATCTGTGGTGATCAACTTTGACCTTCCCGTGGACAAAGACGGTAACCCAGATAACGAGACGTATCTGCATAGAATTGGCCGCACTGGACGATTTGGCAAAAGAGGCTTGGCTATCAACATGGTGGACAGCAAATACAGTATGAATGTCCTGACACGGATCCAGCAGCACTTCA ACAAAAAGATTGAGAAGCTTGACACAGACGACCTCGACGAGCTGGAGAAAATCGCCAATTGA